In Glycine max cultivar Williams 82 chromosome 4, Glycine_max_v4.0, whole genome shotgun sequence, the genomic stretch AAACTATATTGGAGGTAGCTTACTTTATGATCAACAGATAGCGCCATGGGTTCTTTGCCACGACACAGAACCGCTCTTGAATCACCACAGTTTGAAActatgatatgagatgaacagATAATAGCAACAACAGAAGTGGATCCAACAGTTTCTGGGGCAACAGGCTCACGATTAACTTCCCCCCCAACTTCAGCATCAACCTTCAAAAAACAATTGGTGAAAGTGTTTTTCCACAGATCTCTACAATCATTCTTGGTATTTTCAACTAATAGACCTTCCTTGACAGATTCGATTTCCTCAGCCAAGGCCAAATGCATGCGCTCACGGCAATACTTTGCCACCTGAGTGACGTAAACAACCTCCATGTGAAGAATGCTTAATCATTGGACAAAAGAATCACATAAAAAGCAAAATAAGACTTTACCTGAGAGCCACCATGCCCATCATAGACTCCAAAGAAATGTATTGTCTGCTGACCGAAACATTTGTTTATTCCATCAGGTAACCTATCACCAGTTAGCATTTCAATAGGAATTTTCAAAAATCGAGGAACAGTTGCAACTGCATCTTCCATCTCAGGCCTTTTTCCACACACAGATGTAAATCCCCATAGTGGGGTACAATCTAATTCAAAAACACTTCTACCTACTGTTCCACTCACAGATCTTTCCAGAGTTAGTTGGTGAAAAACACCTGTAGTAGGCTTTGAGCCAGATCTAACTCCTGTCTCTTCAAGGCTCACTGCCACATCTGCCTCTACATTTGACATACTCAAATCAGTAGCCCTGGCTGCAATTTTGACAGTGGAGATGCTCTTTCCTATGTCTTTGGAACTTGTTGTCCCTAAATCTGAAGAAACCTCAGAACTGATGAACTCATCTCCACAAATACTACTATGTTCACTGGCTACTGAAAGTGAAGAGCTATCAATAATTGGATCACCTTCCAGTGATATCAaatcatcctcctcaatttctggGGTTAAAACTTCATCACCAACAACCAGAGAGCTTATATTTTGGGATATCATATCCAACATCGGAATTTCCCCTTCTCTTTGCTGTTCTGGAGCTGTGACTGCTGTAATACCAATTTCATCCTCATGACAACCACTGTCATGATTCTCATCTGAACCTATAAAAGTTTCATCGGAAACCTTAGTTATAGAATTGGATAACAACCCTGCATCTGCCATCAGCTTAATTCTGGATACATCCATGTGGGTAGCTATGGTTGGCTTATCACACACTGAATTACCTACTCTCCATGGCACTGTAACCGTGGTTGACATCTCCTCCATCAAAATCCTTGTCTATGTAGTACAAAAAGTTACCCTCACACCCTACTGATATCACAGCCTGTCacgttttaactaatttatcacCTTTTCTGATTGAAAACGATCCCGGAATGCAAAGCACGGATTTAAGAAAACCATTTCCCATGTCTGAGAAGCCCAAAGGAGGAGACAAATTCAACCTATGCAAATCATGGACTAGTTAAAAGGTGGTGAAAATGAAATTGGGGTAGTCAGATCTGGTCAACAACAATGGATCCGAATTTCCATTTGTGGAAATTTCAAGCAAAATTAGCTAGACTACACCCTTTTTCAACCATTATCATATTCTTCTCTGTCTACCTCCGTCAACTCTAGTGAAAGAGAAACAGCTCAAAACTTGAAAGAAACAAACTTTAtctgcaaaaaacaaaaaaaaaaggataaaaccCACAAAAATTAAAGGAGAGAGGAAAAACAAAGCCAACACTCATTATCTCTAAACACAAGAAAgaatgagttaaaaaaaaagggtcATGAGAAAGAAACCCAGGAAAAGCAAAGTCTCAAGAATCACAAGGAAGACCTCAAAAGACAACACCCTTTTTTCACACTATACCATGAGTTGCCTGGATCTGAGGCAACACATCTCAACCTCGtccaataataattattaataactaataataataatcataaaaatgaaagaaagaaaaaaggtaaaagaaagaaagaagaaagtacCAAATTTTGTCAACCATGTAGAGTCTcgtttcttccttccttccttccttcccttccctttccttcttttctcttctcactGCCTTGTCCTCTGATTGTGACACCTGAGACCCATCATTGGAGAAGGAACAAAGAATCAACAGAAGAAATAAAGACATGAACTTTCCTTAATCCTAATAACCATTTATTagttaaatacaaatttaacaGCTTTGCAGGGTGTGatatagaaatagaaataataagcaTACCTGAGTGTGTTGGGGTGTGTGTTGGAAGCGCGAGAAAGGGAGTggagaagaaagagaagaaaatgaccaaaaataaaaatagaaagaaagaaacttttaatgaaagaaaaatgggttgaaaagagaaagaaggggcaatatagaaaaaaaggaaagagtaGAGTGTTGTGTGAGAGAAAACAATGGAGTTGGACAGATGTCAAATCTTGAAGAGCATATTAAAGCATCTCCACCCGTCCATCCATTCCCAACCTACCTTTCCTTTTCGCCATCCAATCTAATCTTCatctatttttatcattttccttttttgctcTAAAAGGAATCATGGTTTTAATGTAACACATGTTTTGTTATTCCTAATACAGTAATTTATAGATAAGGAGATTCTTTATCTTTATAGTTATattattaagtattttattattattgcttAACTTTGCTCTTCAAATCAGGGAAAGAAAGGTGTGCCTTTCTACGGAACAAGGACAAAGAAACCCTTCACTTGAATGACCATTCCCAAAATGGAGTTCCTTCCctgttctgaatttttttttcctcctcccACTCCCACTTTTAATTTTGTGTCCATGTGAATTTAGGTGAAATCATTGGAATTGATTCCTACAGTTACACGTTTCAAGATCTCTTATGTGAGtagaattaattttagaaaaaaaagttaacttttttttattggatagaATTGATTGTAGGTATAGGgcacaaaatattttgtttatattctaaaaataattcttcttctttaaaaaaaaattcttattaatcaactaaataaagttatttctaccaaaattattatttttcaaaattaattataccaaaattcaaaaagaatgGATCCACAATCATTATTAGTTGAGAAAAaacaatgtaattttaatttacatatttttaaaaatcttttttcttaaataaaaacatttttctataaaaaatttcaattgggAAGAAATTTAGTTGGACTTGGGAATAAAActgcaaaaaaataataattatgtctTAATTCAGACTTCAGAATTCAAAGTCTTTGAAGTGGTAAATTTAATTCTATCTATATTAGTATGAGaaatattaacaatatattttttttttaaatcacgaAATTATGAATAAGACTCATCATTTCatgaattttgattaattttagttaagggtagaaaaataataataaataaatatttttttgttaaaatataatagaaaatataaatagcaataaataatatatttttaatataaaaaataattttcaattttaataaaattataattaaaaatttgttgaaaaatcatattaaaaagagTGTTAGTAATGTTCTTATCAGTGTTCACGGGTTCATCcgattacaaattattttaactcacattaaaactaaaattaaaataataaaaaaaattaaagtctaGCCTTTAACGAATgactattttattttgaagttggCATGCACAAACAGATTGACCTAAAAACAAAACGCATGCCCTAAGGATCAGTGTGGAAAAGCCTCTGTTGATGATCCATCATTGATCTTGTTTGTGACGTATTGCCATCTTCAGCTCAATGAAGTCAGCACTCCGTATAAAAGAAAATGCTATGCAAATACGTAATGTTAAAATGTATGATCACATATTGAGCTGATAGTTACTTTTACCACCTGCTgtatattttaagattttaaccAACAAAAATAACCTTTCGACATTTTCATTGGAAAGTGTTCATCATAATAGGATGAGACAATAGACTTTTCGTtgtctttattttgttatttgaaaGGGATATCCCACCATTGAAATGGGAGTCCCACAACCCACCATTACATTAGTCATCCACGAACAAATACACAGGCAGCTAGTCAAAattaattctgttttttttaatcatatatcgcacttattttaatttaatttttatacgtctaatcattttaaattgtttcTTTCCGTGTatactataatataatatactatttagttattgaattataatataatatacaaattaaacaaagcatgccatatatttttatttactccctatatttatatttataataattttatattcatagTACAATTTCTATAACAAGAAACAACTtgaatgaatttaaaaataaatgaaagtataaacactaaaaaattaatacctAATTTCAAAATCAGTATAAAACTGGTGATGAAAACCAGACCTCGGCTTCTCACCCGGATGGCCTATTGTACTGTACCAAAAGAGGAAGTTGGTAATGAAAAACTAATTCGAAGCatttgttatttgattattcaactaaaaatattttttttaccaaataaatGACTTTTTACAAAATCCAAAGGGTTGGAAACGACCTATCTAACAAAAAAACTCATGTCTAATTCCTACTTTatgcaaaattttcttaaatcaaCGACAATCACGTACTACGATAAAGATTAATCTTCGATCTAATAAACTGGAAAAACACCATTGATCTTTGACCTAATAGATTAAGAGACGACCGTGATCCCTAACCTAGGACCAAAAATgactttttacaaaattaaataagaattacaataaattgaaaatttgaagtaACTCACgtttataaatttagaatagaCACAATCAGAATCCTTGTAGAcgagtttattttatttttataggcgGAATGATGATATGCTTATTTCTTTAATCTATATCAACCAAGCATTTTGTATCTCCTTCCTTAACCACCAATAAAATGTAAAGTaagctataattttttttttctttaatctataTCGACCAAACATTTTGTATCTTAAGTAATCACGATGGATAAACTGACCACAAAATGGTTGGCCATCCGCTTCAAGTTCAATCCTCATTATATGGAAGTTACATAAAGACTAAATGGGGGGTGTTgggaaaattaagaaaaagttgTTTGTATTCAATCAAGCATTAGCTAGTGACCAGGACAGTGAGGTTGACGTCACTAATTGCACTTTTCCACATGAAAtagataaaaagggaaaaagggcAAGCAACTGAGCTGCTAAAGACAATTCCACACTCCATCCCCAAGCATAGTTTGttttaatagtttaatttatgttatcttccAATAAATGTACACATCACATCGAATAATTTTCAGGATGCTTTAATAGTTCCTTAGCAATTTTTGTCCATAACTAACATTTAACCAGCAACTGCCACTAGAGAAGGCAAGTCTTCCTCAGCCAACCTGGGCAGCCAGGACAGGAGCACTCAGTCGCACAACTCTCAGTTCCtaagttgaaaattcaaatacagACGCGCGGGGTTGCCCTACAAGCTTTGACAATGCTGTCAACTGCTTGCTGTACACATTTTTCTTGCAAATGGCATAGGAATTGGAGTACACCATAATACATGTTCTTGGCCGAATATTTAAAGCCAAAGCAAGTACACAAAAACCCAACAGGATGGACTTCAATTTGCACAAAGTTATGGAACCATTGGATCTCCAGAGGATGCAAGCATTTGTAAACTTGTTTCTTCAGCTGCCCGTTTAGAAGCATACTCTTGCATGGAATCACCTACAAATAGTTATTAGATCTTTAGTCAACTTTTATTTACAGTTGGGTTGGTCTAGCTCCTCTGTACGTTTCGTTCAAATGGTTTCGTGCTAGACCCGATTTAGTGCTTcttcaaaacttaaattttcaTTAGTGCTGGTCCTTGGGTTTGATCCCTATGCCAACTATTATTCAGGAACACTACAACTAGTTTGACCCAGCATGTTCAACAGTCAACTGGTTTGAAAAGGAGAGAAGGATGCTAACTTTAAGGAAAATAACTAGGAATTGTTCTTATGGCTACAGAATGTACTCACTAGTCACTAAATTCTTAAAGTcttgtacacaaaacaaaaagttGGTCTACATTACATACCAAAAGATTGACGGAGCCCTTCCTTTACAGCATCGAAATTCTTGTAAGTATAACCAACGAAACTTAGATCTTTGGTAGTTAGCATCTGCAGGAATTAGGTGGAAGTTGAAACATCAAATCATGCCATTTTGTCTAGCCATAACAGAAAGATGTATGACAGATACCTTAAAACAATAAGTACTCAAGATAACAATTTTTTGAATGACATacttagggtgtgtttggtttagagaatggaaatagaagagaaaattttaaattaaagtgtaaAAGGTGTGAGTCCTACACGAACAGTACATTCTCTCCCATTTCTCTCCTCCTACCCTAAACTAAACACAGCCTTAATGGATATCCTacataaaagaaaaggagaCAGGATAAGGATATATAATTAATGCACCGACAGTGGGAAGGCCTTTTACACTgccatctaataaaaaaatccagcatgtatgataagtttgttgactGTTATGATAATTACCTTAAAAATCATAtcgaagataattttttattgattaatagtataaaaactcATACTGATAGTGCATGTCTATTGAAATCAGAGAACACTCCCCTACTATGAaccaaaacaattaaataaagacTTCTGACTCTGTAGTCATGTCCATAAATGGTAAAACACCAGGGCAAAACAAATTGATAAGATGTCAGCAGAATCAACTGGTGAAGTCTTTTGTTGTGACCGGATGGACTTGGGATCAAATCCTACTGATAAAAATCTTGGGAGAACCACACCACAAAAGCTGGCAATGGTAGTTGGAGAACTCAATGCCTTGTTTATTTGTGTTGAGCCACATCAATTTCCAAATAAAATTGTCATTTATTTCCCCAGTTTtaggaaaagtaaaaaataaacaattcttGGACTAGCAGCTTAGCACAAATAAAGCTTAATACAAGCAACATAGTTTGTATCAATTGTTCAATATTACCCTGGATAGGAGGAAACCATAtaacaaattcatttttcagTCGTTACACACAAACCAAAGTAAATATATCTCAAGAAGAGGCTGAAAGGGTAGTTTAGTTTACAATTCTATGAAAACAATACTCATCATCTTTGATATAAAGaacaataaataaacaattttcaaaaattgtaatcaattatcagAAATGGTATTGAAAAAGTGTCACAAATCACAATGACAgcaaatatcaaggaaagtatgACAACCAAGGAGAAAGAATCTTCGATACTagcataatatattttatcattttctttcccACATGTGTCTTGGAATTGGCTTAAAGTTCAAAACAACTTCTAACCAAAATCTTAAAGTGCCAGGCCTTCAGAAAAAAATTCCTAAATAAAGTCTGATCCAAACAAGAAcaataatttgatataattgCAATACAATTTAGTATGTCTTCACATATAACATTTGATAGGGAGATATTTTAATGAAGAAAATTATGCAAACAAAACCAATTCAATCATGTGTACCTTTCGTGAGGATCCAGACCCGGTTCTTGCTGCTGTTGGTGGATCAACCTAACAATTCACAAAAGAATACAATGAGAAAATCTTAATGCTATTCATTGCTGGTAATATTGAAGCAACACTTTTCAAATGATTATACGCAAAAATAGATATTTGAAGTTCCAAGTTCCAACAGTTAATAGCAGTTCTGCTGTATGAGAAAATATAGAAGGGTATAATAATAGGGATAGCATGATGAGTTCATATTTTATACCTCATCAAACTTCATGAAGTTTTGGGTATCCAGTTCCCCGTTGACTTGAGGTTTAAATGCTGCCTCCATTTCATACAGTTTATCCCAATCCACACCCTTGAACCAAGGATGAGCCTGGTATATACAGAATGTATATTAAAGTATATGACAAAAAGAAAGCTGACAGAGCATCACggcaatataataataataaaaaaaaaatgaacacctTACCTTTATTTCAATGGCCCCTCGAGTACCTAACCTATGATCAACATCACAGAGCAACCTATAAATTAGATCCTTAGCCTCAAGTGTTAACTGGGCATCATCTGGAAATCTTAAATGATTTCTCCAATGAACAATCTGAAAACAATCAGTGAATTTAGTGTCAACCAAAAAGAATAGAATCTTTGAACACTGGGTCTAAAATAATAT encodes the following:
- the LOC102662702 gene encoding protein phosphatase 2C 77, encoding MEEMSTTVTVPWRVGNSVCDKPTIATHMDVSRIKLMADAGLLSNSITKVSDETFIGSDENHDSGCHEDEIGITAVTAPEQQREGEIPMLDMISQNISSLVVGDEVLTPEIEEDDLISLEGDPIIDSSSLSVASEHSSICGDEFISSEVSSDLGTTSSKDIGKSISTVKIAARATDLSMSNVEADVAVSLEETGVRSGSKPTTGVFHQLTLERSVSGTVGRSVFELDCTPLWGFTSVCGKRPEMEDAVATVPRFLKIPIEMLTGDRLPDGINKCFGQQTIHFFGVYDGHGGSQVAKYCRERMHLALAEEIESVKEGLLVENTKNDCRDLWKNTFTNCFLKVDAEVGGEVNREPVAPETVGSTSVVAIICSSHIIVSNCGDSRAVLCRGKEPMALSVDHKPNRDDEYARIEAAGGKVIQWNGHRVFGVLAMSRSIGDRYLKPWIIPDPEVTFLPRAKDDECLILASDGLWDVMTNEEVCDIARRRILLWHKKNGLALPSERGEGIDPAAQAAAEYLSNRALQKGSKDNITVIVVDLKAQRKFKSKT